The segment CCTTGGGCAAATGAGTGTTTTAATTTAACACTCAAAGCTtgcaataaaaaattcaaaaaaagatCCATCGTCATTCAAATTCAGCCAGTTCCACATAGCACTGCAGATATAGTTTTATGAGTGTTGTCATCCATTTGACAACACAGTTGCTATACGCGTTTCAAATCGCACACCGAGAATCCTGAACTGGAAGACACCGAATGACGTCATTTTTTTTGACGATTTGAAGAATACTATTTTCAGAACACATGGGAATCAGGCATTTTTCTTACAATGTTATTACATTCAATATAATtcattatacattatatatttgtttttgatgCAGCATAAATTCAGAAATATTGTCTTCTCGGAAGAAGAGTTAAATCTAATGGACGAAACCATTATAAATCAGTCCAGCAGCCACCATGAATCAGAAAATCCAAGATCATCGGAAAATCGTGTTGTTGACAGTGAACATAAAGTTCAAGAATTGAGAGCTGATATTGCAGAGGTAcaagtaaaatattcaaataaacataatttttttagaaattacaGTACACATatcaaatacttatttttttaattaacaggttaaggcagagttgaaagaactcAAAATCACTGTAAGTTccaacatatttttatataattaatataatgacTTTATAAACtattaatgtataaatttttttatgttcacCGATAAGGTTCACAAGCACATGGCTGATATAAAGATGTATGTTGATAGCTCCACCAAAATGATAATTGATGAGATTCGATTGTCAAGAGGAGAACAAATACCTGAAGAACAACCAGAGGTATATATATCTGTGTATACtttatgtatgaattttgtttgaaaaatatataaattctgttatttttattttctgttatttgggtataacatatttaatatataaattttgtgtaattaaatattgtatGAATTGTGTTTGATTCACTGTATGAAATTACAGATTTCTTCATATTACAATATCAATTGCTGaaacatgtattttttatgtatgattcactgtatgaattgtgtatgattaACTGTATGAAATGTGTATGATCCactgtatgaattgtgtatgattcaGTATAATATCACTGTATATATAAAGTATGTATGAAATGTGTATGcattatgtataaatttttttgtatcaaGTTTTCTGATTCTGGTGAATAGTAATATCCATAATTAGTTATActttatgttttaatttgtatatttggtATTGAATATATTGTGTATGAAAGATTGTTGTAAGTTTGTTTGAAATGTGtatgattatattgtattatgtttTGTATACTATCTGTatgtattatgtatttttcaataatatgtTGTAAGTTTATTAGAATTGTGTATGATTCACTGCATTAGTTTTGTATTACATGTGTATGAATACATGTTTCAGGAAAACGTCAACCATCATGATGTACAATCTGATCCAACAGATATGCCTACAGAGACAATTCCACAACAAGTCCAAAGTTCAAACACAGCTGGTAcgatatattcatttttatcacataaattcaaattttagaatttttttttatttaacattttttcatGTATATGTAGCTCAAAAATCAACGGATGATTGTTTAAATGTTGATGCATCtacaacatcaaaatcaaaaccaccAACATTGGACGATTATCCTGATTTTACCATGACACAAATAATTGCCCTTGATCCGATTCTTAATGCCACCACGACTCCAAATCTAAGAACAAGAAACAAGAATGTGGGTAAATACGATTCTTCTCCTTATATCAGAATGTCGGAAGGAGAAAGCAGTTCAAATAGAGTACCTACAttctttcaaatcaaacatCCATTCCAAAATCACAATGGGTTTGATGTACCAGATGAAATGATTGAGGAATTCAATAAATGGATTTTCAAAGATGTGTCGAGCAGACGTGACAGGTAATTTGTAcgatgataaaaattattttatttaatttctaaactactaaattaatataacacttttttaaacatatacaGAAAAGCAGCATATTCCAAGAttaaaaacacatttcatcctcaaatggactTTGGTGTTGTCAAAATCggagagaaatatttttttcacataatgaGTCAACCGGGCAGACCTTGGGAGGACGGAGTAAGACCTTTTTTCAActaaatattatgtttttgaGTTGCAgtgatatatgtatgttttcTGTATGTATATTTTCTGTATGAAATATGTGTGAACAGTGAATGAATtagatatgtatttttttttgtttaaaacaGCATATTAATACAATAATGTATTATCTCTGAAAGAAGGCAAAATACTCCCAAACTTCTTACAGTACTGCTGCAgtgatatatgtatgttttctgtatgtatattttatgtatgaaatatgtgatatatgtatgttttcTGTATGTATGTTTTTCTGTATgaaatatgtgatatatgtatgtttttTGTATGTATATTTTCTGTATGAAATATGTGTGATATCTGAATGTTTTCTGTATGCATATTTTCTGTATGAAATATGTGTGAACAGTGAATGaatcatatatgtatttttttttgttaaaacaacATATTAATACAATAATGTATTATCTCCGAAAGAAGGCAAAATACTCCCAAACAGTCACTTCTTACATTACTGTTGATTGTTGGTTTATGGCATGGGTTGATAACATTGAGAAACAGTGGAGACAATCACAATGTGACATGAGATGCATATCACCGGACCATGATGTTGGACAATGCATTAGAGGATATAAGCTGCTTGCTAACATTCCGTGGGATAGGGTTGATGAAGTAATCATCCCAGTCAACATCAATGACAAATTCCATTGGTTTCTTGTTGTATTCCGAATCAAAAGTAGATgtctatatgtatatgattcGATGATGGGAGGATCTGTTCATTCAAGGAAAGTCAAAGAAGCCGTTGATAAGCTTGCAACCATGATTCCTTTATTTCTGACGAGCACAGGGTTTTATGGCAAAAGGCTTGATTTGTATGCGAATAATCTCCCTGATTATCAACAGAAGTCTCACTCTNNNNNNNNNNNNNNNNNNNNNNNNNNNNNNNNNNNNNNNNNNNNNNNNNNNNNNNNNNNNNNNNNNNNNNNNNNNNNNNNNNNNNNNNNNNNNNNNNNNNNNNNNNNNNNNNNNNNNNNNNNNNNNNNNNNNNNNNNNNNNNNNNNNNNNNNNNNNNNNNNNNNNNNNNNNNNNNNNNNNNNNNNNNNNNNNNNNNNNNNNNNNNNNNNNNNNNNNNNNNNNNNNNNNNNNNNNNNNNNNNNNNNNNNNNNNNNNNNNNNNNNNNNNNNNNNNNNNNNNNNNNNNNNNNNNNNNNNNNNNNNNNNNNNNNNNNNNNNNNNNNNNNNNNNNNNNNNNNNNNNNNNNNNNNNNNNNNNNNNNNNNNNNNNNNNNNNNNNNNNNNNNNNNNNNNNNNNNNNNNNNNNNNNNNNNNNNNNNNNNNNNNNNNNNNNNNNNNNNNNNNNNNNNNNNNNNNNNNNNNNNNNNNNNNNNNNNNNNNNNNNNNNNNNNNNNNNNNNNNNNNNNNNNNNNNNNNNNNNNNNNNNNNNNNNNNNNNNNNNNNNNNNNNNNNNNNNNNNNNNNNNNNNNNNNNNNNNNNNNNNNNNNNNNNNNNNNNNNNNNNNNNNNNNNNNNNNNNNNNNNNNNNNNNNNNNNNNNNNNNNNNNNNNNNNNNNNNNNNNNNNNNNNNNNNNNNNNNNNNNNNNNNNNNNNNNNNNNNNNNNNNNNNNNNNNNNNNNNNNNNNNNNNNNNNNNNNNNNNNNNNNNNNNNNNNNNNNNNNNNNNNNNNNNNNNNNNNNNNNNNNNNNNNNNNNNNNNNNNNNNNNNNNNNNNNNNNNNNNNNNNNNNNNNNNNNNNNNNNNNNNNNNNNNNNNNNNNNNNNNNNNNNNNNNNNNNNNNNNNNNNNNNNNNNNNNNNNNNNNNNNNNNNNNNNNNNNNNNNNNNNNNNNNNNNNNNNNNNNNNNNNNNNNNNNNNNNNNNNNNNNNNNNNNNNNNNNNNNNNNNNNNNNNNNNNNNNNNNNNNNNNNNNNNNNNNNNNNNNNNNNNNNNNNNNNNNNNNNNNNNNNNNNNNNNNNNNNNNNNNNNNNNNNNNNNNNNNNNNNNNNNNNNNNNNNNNNNNNNNNNNNNNNNNNNNNNNNNNNNNNNNNNNNNNNNNNNNNNNNNNNNNNNNNNNNNNNNNNNNNNNNNNNNNNNNNNNNNNNNNNNNNNNNNNNNNNNNNNNNNNNNNNNNNNNNNNNNNNNNNNNNNNNNNNNNNNNNNNNNNNNNNNNNNNNNNNNNNNNNNNNNNNNNNNNNNNNNNNNNNNNNNNNNNNNNNNNNNNNNNNNNNNNNNNNNNNNNNNNNNNNNNNNNNNNNNNNNNNNNNNNNNNNNNNNNNNNNNNNNNNNNNNNNNNNNNNNNNNNNNNNNNNNNNNNNNNNNNNNNNNNNNNNNNNNNNNNNNNNNNNNNNNNNNNNNNNNNNNNNNNNNNNNNNNNNNNNNNNNNNNNNNNNNNNNNNNNNNNNNNNNNNNNNNNNNNNNNNNNNNNNNNNNNNNNNNNNNNNNNNNNNNNNNNNNNNNNNNNNNNNNNNNNNNNNNNNNNNNNNNNNNNNNNNNNNNNNNNNNNNNNNNNNNNNNNNNNNNNNNNNNNNNNNNNNNNNNNNNNNNNNNNNNNNNNNNNNNNNNNNNNNNNNNNNNNNNNNNNNNNNNNNNNNNNNNNNNNNNNNNNNNNNNNNNNNNNNNNNNNNNNNNNNNNNNNNNNNNNNNNNNNNNNNNNNNNNNNNNNNNNNNNNNNNNNNNNNNNNNNNNNNNNNNNNNNNNNNNNNNNNNNNNNNNNNNNNNNNNNNNNNNNNNNNNNNNNNNNNNNNNNNNNNNNNNNNNNNNNNNNNNNNNNNNNNNNNNNNNNNNNNNNNNNNNNNNNNNNNNNNNNNNNNNNNNNNNNNNNNNNNNNNNNNNNNNNNNNNNNNNNNNNNNNNNNNNNNNNNNNNNNNNNNNNNNNNNNNNNNNNNNNNNNNNNNNNNNNNNNNNNNNNNNNNNNNNNNNNNNNNNNNNNNNNNNNNNNNNNNNNNNNNNNNNNNNNNNNNNNNNNNNNNNNNNNNNNNNNNNNNNNNNNNNNNNNNNNNNNNNNNNNNNNNNNNNNNNNNNNNNNNNNNNNNNNNNNNNNNNNNNNNNNNNNNNNNNNNNNNNNNNNNNNNNNNNNNNNNNNNNNNNNNNNNNNNNNNNNNNNNNNNNNNNNNNNNNNNNNNNNNNNNNNNNNNNNNNNNNNNNNNNNNNNNNNNNNNNNNNNNNNNNNNNNNNNNNNNNNNNNNNNNNNNNNNNNNNNNNNNNNNNNNNNNNNNNNNNNNNNNNNNNNNNNNNNNNNNNNNNNNNNNNNNNNNNNNNNNNNNNNNNNNNNNNNNNNNNNNNNNNNNNNNNNNNNNNNNNNNNNNNNNNNNNNNNNNNNNNNNNNNNNNNNNNNNNNNNNNNNNNNNNNNNNNNNNNNNNNNNNNNNNNNNNNNNNNNNNNNNNNNNNNNNNNNNNNNNNNNNNNNNNNNNNNNNNNNNNNNNNNNNNNNNNNNNNNNNNNNNNNNNNNNNNNNNNNNNNNNNNNNNNNNNNNNNNNNNNNNNNNNNNNNNNNNNNNNNNNNNNNNNNNNNNNNNNNNNNNNNNNNNNNNNNNNNNNNNNNNNNNNNNNNNNNNNNNNNNNNNNNNNNNNNNNNNNNNNNNNNNNNNNNNNNNNNNNNNNNNNNNNNNNNNNNNNNNNNNNNNNNNNNNNNNNNNNNNNNNNNNNNNNNNNNNNNNNNNNNNNNNNNNNNNNNNNNNNNNNNNNNNNNNNNNNNNNNNNNNNNNNNNNNNNNNNNNNNNNNNNNNNNNNNNNNNNNNNNNNNNNNNNNNNNNNNNNNNNNNNNNNNNNNNNNNNNNNNNNNNNNNNNNNNNNNNNNNNNNNNNNNNNNNNNNNNNNNNNNNNNNNNNNNNNNNNNNNNNNNNNNNNNNNNNNNNNNNNNNNNNNNNNNNNNNNNNNNNNNNNNNNNNNNNNNNNNNNNNNNNNNNNNNNNNNNNNNNNNNNNNNNNNNNNNNNNNNNNNNNNNNNNNNNNNNNNNNNNNNNNNNNNNNNNNNNNNNNNNNNNNNNNNNNNNNNNNNNNNNNNNNNNNNNNNNNNNNNNNNNNNNNNNNNNNNNNNNNNNNNNNNNNNNNNNNNNNNNNNNNNNNNNNNNNNNNNNNNNNNNNNNNNNNNNNNNNNNNNNNNNNNNNNNNNNNNNNNNNNNNNNNNNNNNNNNNNNNNNNNNNNNNNNNNNNNNNNNNNNNNNNNNNNNNNNNNNNNNNNNNNNNNNNNNNNNNNNNNNNNNNNNNNNNNNNNNNNNNNNNNNNNNNNNNNNNNNNNNNNNNNNNNNNNNNNNNNNNNNNNNNNNNNNNNNNNNNNNNNNNNNNNNNNNNNNNNNNNNNNNNNNNNNNNNNNNNNNNNNNNNNNNNNNNNNNNNNNNNNNNNNNNNNNNNNNNNNNNNNNNNNNNNNNNNNNNNNNNNNNNNNNNNNNNNNNNNNNNNNNNNNNNNNNNNNNNNNNNNNNNNNNNNNNNNNNNNNNNNNNNNNNNNNNNNNNNNNNNNNNNNNNNNNNNNNNNNNNNNNNNNNNNNNNNNNNNNNNNNNNNNNNNNNNNNNNNNNNNNNNNNNNNNNNNNNNNNNNNNNNNNNNNNNNNNNNNNNNNNNNNNNNNNNNNNNNNNNNNNNNNNNNNNNNNNNNNNNNNNNNNNNNNNNNNNNNNNNNNNNNNNNNNNNNNNNNNNNNNNNNNNNNNNNNNNNNNNNNNNNNNNNNNNNNNNNNNNNNNNNNNNNNNNNNNNNNNNNNNNNNNNNNNNNNNNNNNNNNNNNNNNNNNNNNNNNNNNNNNNNNNNNNNNNNNNNNNNNNNNNNNNNNNNNNNNNNNNNNNNNNNNNNNNNNNNNNNNNNNNNNNNNNNNNNNNNNNNNNNNNNNNNNNNNNNNNNNNNNNNNNNNNNNNNNNNNNNNNNNNNNNNNNNNNNNNNNNNNNNNNNNNNNNNNNNNNNNNNNNNNNNNNNNNNNNNNNNNNNNNNNNNNNNNNNNNNNNNNNNNNNNNNNNNNNNNNNNNNNNNNNNNNNNNNNNNNNNNNNNNNNNNNNNNNNNNNNNNNNNNNNNNNNNNNNNNNNNNNNNNNNNNNNNNNNNNNNNNNNNNNNNNNNNNNNNNNNNNNNNNNNNNNNNNNNNNNNNNNNNNNNNNNNNNNNNNNNNNNNNNNNNNNNNNNNNNNNNNNNNNNNNNNNNNNNNNNNNNNNNNNNNNNNNNNNNNNNNNNNNNNNNNNNNNNNNNNNNNNNNNNNNNNNNNNNNNNNNNNNNNNNNNNNNNNNNNNNNNNNNNNNNNNNNNNNNNNNNNNNNNNNNNNNNNNNNNNNNNNNNNNNNNNNNNNNNNNNNNNNNNNNNNNNNNNNNNNNNNNNNNNNNNNNNNNNNNNNNNNNNNNNNNNNNNNNNNNNNNNNNNNNNNNNNNNNNNNNNNNNNNNNNNNNNNNNNNNNNNNNNNNNNNNNNNNNNNNNNNNNNNNNNNNNNNNNNNNNNNNNNNNNNNNNNNNNNNNNNNNNNNNNNNNNNNNNNNNNNNNNNNNNNNNNNNNNNNNNNNNNNNNNNNNNNNNNNNNNNNNNNNNNNNNNNNNNNNNNNNNNNNNNNNNNNNNNNNNNNNNNNNNNNNNNNNNNNNNNNNNNNNNNNNNNNNNNNNNNNNNNNNNNNNNNNNNNNNNNNNNNNNNNNNNNNNNNNNNNNNNNNNNNNNNNNNNNNNNNNNNNNNNNNNNNNNNNNNNNNNNNNNNNNNNNNNNNNNNNNNNNNNNNNNNNNNNNNNNNNNNNNNNNNNNNNNNNNNNNNNNNNNNNNNNNNNNNNNNNNNNNNNNNNNNNNNNNNNNNNNNNNNNNNNNNNNNNNNNNNNNNNNNNNNNNNNNNNNNNNNNNNNNNNNNNNNNNNNNNNNNNNNNNNNNNNNNNNNNNNNNNNNNNNNNNNNNNNNNNNNNNNNNNNNNNNNNNNNNNNNNNNNNNNNNNNNNNNNNNNNNNNNNNNNNNNNNNNNNNNNNNNNNNNNNNNNNNNNNNNNNNNNNNNNNNNNNNNNNNNNNNNNNNNNNNNNNNNNNNNNNNNNNNNNNNNNNNNNNNNNNNNNNNNNNNNNNNNNNNNNNNNNNNNNNNNNNNNNNNNNNNNNNNNNNNNNNNNNNNNNNNNNNNNNNNNNNNNNNNNNNNNNNNNNNNNNNNNNNNNNNNNNNNNNNNNNNNNNNNNNNNNNNNNNNNNNNNNNNNNNNNNNNNNNNNNNNNNNNNNNNNNNNNNNNNNNNNNNNNNNNNNNNNNNNNNNNNNNNNNNNNNNNNNNNNNNNNNNNNNNNNNNNNNNNNNNNNNNNNNNNNNNNNNNNNNNNNNNNNNNNNNNNNNNNNNNNNNNNNNNNNNNNNNNNNNNNNNNNNNNNNNNNNNNNNNNNNNNNNNNNNNNNNNNNNNNNNNNNNNNNNNNNNNNNNNNNNNNNNNNNNNNNNNNNNNNNNNNNNNNNNNNNNNNNNNNNNNNNNNNNNNNNNNNNNNNNNNNNNNNNNNNNNNNNNNNNNNNNNNNNNNNNNNNNNNNNNNNNNNNNNNNNNNNNNNNNNNNNNNNNNNNNNNNNNNNNNNNNNNNNNNNNNNNNNNNNNNNNNNNNNNNNNNNNNNNNNNNNNNNNNNNNNNNNNNNNNNNNNNNNNNNNNNNNNNNNNNNNNNNNNNNNNNNNNNNNNNNNNNNNNNNNNNNNNNNNNNNNNNNNNNNNNNNNNNNNNNNNNNNNNNNNNNNNNNNNNNNNNNNNNNNNNNNNNNNNNNNNNNNNNNNNNNNNNNNNNNNNNNNNNNNNNNNNNNNNNNNNNNNNNNNNNNNNNNNNNNNNNNNNNNNNNNNNNNNNNNNNNNNNNNNNNNNNNNNNNNNNNNNNNNNNNNNNNNNNNNNNNNNNNNNNNNNNNNNNNNNNNNNNNNNNNNNNNNNNNNNNNNNNNNNNNNNNNNNNNNNNNNNNNNNNNNNNNNNNNNNNNNNNNNNNNNNNNNNNNNNNNNNNNNNNNNNNNNNNNNNNNNNNNNNNNNNNNNNNNNNNNNNNNNNNNNNNNNNNNNNNNNNNNNNNNNNNNNNNNNNNNNNNNNNNNNNNNNNNNNNNNNNNNNNNNNNNNNNNNNNNNNNNNNNNNNNNNNNNNNNNNNNNNNNNNNNNNNNNNNNNNNNNNNNNNNNNNNNNNNNNNNNNNNNNNNNNNNNNNNNNNNNNNNNNNNNNNNNNNNNNNNNNNNNNNNNNNNNNNNNNNNNNNNNNNNNNNNNNNNNNNNNNNNNNNNNNNNNNNNNNNNNNNNNNNNNNNNNNNNNNNNNNNNNNNNNNNNNNNNNNNNNNNNNNNNNNNNNNNNNNNNNNNNNNNNNNNNNNNNNNNNNNNNNNNNNNNNNNNNNNNNNNNNNNNNNNNNNNNNNNNNNNNNNNNNNNNNNNNNNNNNNNNNNNNNNNNNNNNNNttctggaacgagacacctgcgacggtccgtcgtgcccacgacggttcgtcctgcaggtccgtcgccaagttcagagagtcgatttcagtacccaaatttcagaagtctaagtcttttggaatgagaccccctcgacggcccgtcgtacccatgacggtccgtcgtgggttccgtcgactcacacagtttttccagaaataaaatctgctgctcaaaacgactaaacaggtcgttacacatagTGTTGCAGAAACTTGCACCGACACCTGATCCCTTTCTTATTGAGGCAAAT is part of the Solanum pennellii chromosome 8, SPENNV200 genome and harbors:
- the LOC114078430 gene encoding uncharacterized protein LOC114078430, with the protein product MGNENVRDDMFVIKVNGKDLNFGLKEFVAITGLKCGPVSDFVSDPHVQNRLIAENFGDFNKHKFRNIVFSEEELNLMDETIINQSSSHHESENPRSSENRVVDSEHKVQELRADIAEVKAELKELKITVHKHMADIKMYVDSSTKMIIDEIRLSRGEQIPEEQPEENVNHHDVQSDPTDMPTETIPQQVQSSNTAAQKSTDDCLNVDASTTSKSKPPTLDDYPDFTMTQIIALDPILNATTTPNLRTRNKNVGKYDSSPYIRMSEGESSSNRVPTFFQIKHPFQNHNGFDVPDEMIEEFNKWIFKDVSSRRDR
- the LOC114078431 gene encoding uncharacterized protein LOC114078431, whose translation is MYYLRKKAKYSQTVTSYITVDCWFMAWVDNIEKQWRQSQCDMRCISPDHDVGQCIRGYKLLANIPWDRVDEVIIPVNINDKFHWFLVVFRIKSRCLYVYDSMMGGSVHSRKVKEAVDKLATMIPLFLTSTGFYGKRLDLYANNLPDYQQKSLHIVLQKLAPTPDPFLIEANCFFHFVEQMGINEDMNVGMVTKDDISIASSSKCSSTATKDLMSEKDNEDQEVE